The following are encoded in a window of Allosphingosinicella indica genomic DNA:
- a CDS encoding adenylate/guanylate cyclase domain-containing protein produces the protein MPRWQSRTLRTAGQIGPVRLIACVIVLALALIVARQGWTLPLTVDAERALYDWRVDRAAPRVAQDERMVMVVYTDETLEAVAKRSPLDRKMLADALRAIDAMNPKAIGIDILIDQPQEEDSLLLETFRQLKTPTYLAFASNATNPDYMRVWQEEFLTGFLKQSAPGPVRPTSIMLQPDGDNVIRRWPDQPASLPPLFANALAPGHEAFRAYRGAIHFPQPKSPEYPVISRLPIDLFASELAPAMRAQIEGRYVLIGGDIQDLDDYQTPLTRQTGEFMKGLEVHARLLAQMLDGRMPQPIPGWALWIAALGVVAAGALTSLLEMRGWKLGVAFVGQLAFFVALPFYLATTNVDTLDLPAFGWGVGWILAFLAVGTAARAVGSEQKRFAQSALGKYLPADIAAQILKDPELLALRGEKKQIYALFTDLEGFTKLSHAITPEQLSDLLNRYLDVMSDTVLKHGGTIDKFVGDAVVAFWGAPIERPDDADRACRAAVEMFEAGEAFARSAGPELPKIGCTRVGLHRGEAVVGNFGGEGRIQYTALGDGMNTAARLESANKYLKTTVLVSDEAKRESGADIFRPMGRIVLSGRATPVAVWEPVPQMDSALREKINALWQRYDGGDAAALSELESLSASQPDDAALANFVYRVREAGPGGHFVLGSK, from the coding sequence ATGCCGCGATGGCAGTCGCGCACCCTCCGCACCGCCGGGCAGATCGGGCCCGTCCGCCTCATCGCCTGCGTCATCGTCCTTGCGCTCGCGCTGATCGTCGCGCGGCAGGGCTGGACGCTGCCGCTGACCGTCGATGCCGAGCGCGCGCTCTACGACTGGCGCGTGGACCGCGCGGCGCCGCGCGTCGCGCAGGACGAGCGGATGGTGATGGTCGTCTATACCGACGAGACGCTGGAAGCGGTTGCCAAGCGATCGCCGCTCGACCGCAAGATGCTGGCCGACGCGCTGCGCGCGATCGACGCGATGAATCCCAAGGCGATCGGCATCGACATCTTGATCGACCAGCCGCAGGAGGAAGACTCGCTGCTGCTGGAGACCTTCCGCCAGCTCAAGACGCCGACTTACCTTGCCTTCGCCTCGAACGCGACCAACCCCGATTACATGCGCGTGTGGCAGGAGGAATTCCTGACCGGCTTCCTGAAACAGTCGGCGCCGGGACCGGTGCGGCCGACGAGCATCATGCTGCAGCCGGACGGCGACAATGTCATCCGCCGCTGGCCCGACCAGCCGGCATCGCTGCCGCCGCTCTTCGCCAATGCGCTGGCGCCGGGGCACGAGGCATTCCGCGCCTATCGCGGCGCGATCCATTTCCCGCAGCCCAAGAGCCCCGAATATCCGGTGATCTCGCGGCTGCCGATCGACCTCTTCGCGAGCGAACTGGCGCCGGCGATGCGCGCTCAGATCGAAGGGCGCTACGTGCTGATCGGCGGCGATATCCAGGACCTCGACGATTATCAGACCCCCCTCACCCGCCAGACCGGCGAATTCATGAAGGGGCTGGAGGTGCACGCGCGGCTGCTCGCGCAGATGCTCGACGGGCGGATGCCGCAGCCGATCCCCGGCTGGGCTCTGTGGATCGCGGCGCTGGGCGTGGTCGCGGCGGGCGCGCTCACCAGCCTCCTCGAAATGCGCGGGTGGAAACTCGGCGTCGCCTTTGTCGGCCAATTGGCTTTTTTCGTCGCGCTGCCCTTTTATCTCGCGACCACCAACGTCGATACGCTGGACCTGCCCGCATTCGGCTGGGGCGTCGGCTGGATCCTCGCCTTCCTGGCGGTCGGAACCGCCGCCCGCGCCGTCGGATCGGAGCAGAAGCGTTTCGCGCAGTCGGCGCTCGGCAAATATCTGCCGGCCGACATCGCGGCCCAGATCCTGAAGGATCCGGAGCTGCTGGCGCTACGAGGAGAGAAGAAGCAGATCTATGCGTTGTTCACCGATCTGGAAGGCTTCACCAAGCTCAGCCACGCGATCACGCCTGAGCAGCTTTCCGACCTTCTCAACCGGTATCTCGACGTGATGAGCGACACCGTCCTCAAGCACGGCGGGACGATCGACAAGTTCGTCGGCGACGCGGTGGTAGCCTTCTGGGGCGCGCCGATCGAGCGGCCCGACGATGCCGACCGCGCCTGCCGCGCGGCGGTGGAGATGTTCGAGGCCGGCGAAGCCTTCGCGCGATCGGCCGGGCCGGAGCTGCCCAAGATCGGCTGCACCCGCGTCGGGCTGCACCGCGGCGAAGCGGTGGTCGGCAATTTCGGCGGCGAGGGACGCATCCAATATACCGCGCTGGGCGATGGTATGAACACCGCAGCGCGGCTGGAATCGGCCAACAAATATCTGAAGACCACCGTGCTGGTCAGCGATGAGGCGAAGCGCGAGTCGGGTGCGGACATCTTCCGCCCGATGGGCCGCATCGTCCTTTCGGGCCGCGCGACGCCGGTGGCGGTGTGGGAACCTGTCCCGCAAATGGACAGCGCGCTCCGCGAGAAGATCAACGCGCTGTGGCAGCGCTATGACGGCGGCGACGCCGCCGCGCTTTCCGAGCTGGAAAGCCTTTCCGCCAGCCAGCCCGATGATGCGGCGCTGGCCAATTTCGTGTATCGTGTCCGGGAAGCCGGACCGGGAGGTCACTTTGTCTTGGGGTCCAAATGA
- a CDS encoding CHAT domain-containing protein codes for MRFGTILAVALAGTAAPALAQSSVRPSLDNSFRLGTGGDALCQVQSVSVDPAIATMFDRVYSIVCRDAVKPVGRIYALRKSGGDPLARLTQIRAATAQCGGGGTTTAFDELRNVTSEQCKLTDAEVGYRVYTHDAGRTVYVAEGLAGYDSALTLGLRTVVADRIVPGEISIAATDVGDPAAFARVQAGTLDVDQARDEGYRRNNSGNYAEAAEFFDTLLERSQEGDNQRYIGEFLINRALQRSNLGNFQEADALFREAERYATSDPVQLRLRRNFRALHLMNQRKFGEADTLLQQPLPAMTATAGPATRDAVITPAAADIINSSLPLAQQLSGARTASLTPEERAAILDAQAELLRGTIDRIEGNAAAADTTVNAALASLMAIREGRVTSIARLRSQGLNELSLLAEARNDYAEAETLLREAVAVLAIEYPNSIAVAAANARLAAYLARRGQTEAAIALYREIVSRAGDGALSTNVSGDMLAPYFALLAREVPRRPELADDFFLAGETLVRPGVASTQAVLARELSAGDDEAARLFRQSVNLTREVEQARVELARLNADDATAGAVDPQQVLSLADQLKTLEEAQAVTQAKLSEFPRFRALSTQALTLADLRAVMRPDEAYVKMSTVGQTVYTMVVTPSDAAVYRAPISAAQLETAVDTIRGTIALDRDGQTYTYPFDLAASRKLYVDLFGPLAPKLTSAKHIIFEPAGAMLKLPPNLLVTDDASLATYAKAAPRDDFDFRGVAWLGRDHDISTAVSARAFRDVRGVPASSAKLEYLGLGQNTPVPPVVRLTSAPARGSNALVDCSWPLAGWNNPISARELRTAQGIIGANEAQLITGDQFTDEAIRKQRDFSQYRILHFATHGLVTAPRPECPAQPALLTSFERDAAGDLTSDGLLTFKEIFDLRLDADLVILSACDTAGAADAAATREAGLGSGGNFALDGLVRAFVGAGGRSVVASHWPAPDDYGATEELISGLFKAPAGTPTVEALRIAQRELMDKAATSHPYYWSGFAIVGDGARPVLRTQ; via the coding sequence GTGCGGTTCGGTACGATATTGGCTGTGGCGCTGGCCGGAACGGCGGCGCCCGCTCTCGCGCAATCTTCGGTGCGCCCTTCGCTCGACAACAGCTTCCGGCTCGGCACGGGCGGCGATGCGCTCTGCCAGGTGCAGTCGGTGAGCGTCGATCCCGCGATCGCGACGATGTTCGACCGCGTCTATTCGATCGTCTGCCGCGACGCGGTGAAGCCGGTCGGGCGGATCTATGCGCTGCGCAAATCGGGCGGCGATCCGCTCGCTCGGCTGACGCAGATCCGCGCCGCGACCGCACAATGCGGCGGCGGCGGCACTACCACCGCCTTTGACGAACTGCGCAACGTCACCAGCGAGCAGTGCAAGCTCACCGACGCCGAAGTCGGCTATCGTGTCTATACGCATGACGCCGGGCGCACCGTCTATGTCGCCGAGGGTCTCGCCGGCTATGACAGCGCGCTGACGCTGGGCCTGCGCACCGTCGTCGCCGACCGGATTGTCCCCGGCGAGATCAGCATCGCTGCGACCGACGTGGGCGACCCCGCGGCCTTTGCGCGCGTCCAGGCCGGGACGCTCGACGTCGATCAGGCGCGCGACGAAGGCTATCGCCGCAACAACAGCGGCAATTATGCCGAAGCGGCGGAGTTCTTCGACACGCTGCTGGAGCGCAGCCAGGAGGGCGACAACCAGCGCTATATCGGCGAATTCCTGATCAACCGCGCGCTGCAGCGCTCCAACCTCGGCAATTTCCAGGAAGCCGACGCGCTGTTCCGCGAGGCCGAGCGCTATGCGACGTCGGACCCGGTGCAGCTTCGCCTGCGCCGCAACTTCCGCGCGCTGCACCTGATGAACCAGCGCAAGTTCGGCGAGGCGGATACGCTGCTGCAGCAGCCGCTGCCGGCGATGACCGCGACGGCGGGACCCGCGACGCGCGACGCGGTGATCACACCCGCCGCGGCCGACATCATCAACAGTTCGCTGCCGCTCGCGCAGCAGCTTTCGGGCGCGCGGACGGCGAGCCTGACGCCCGAGGAGCGCGCGGCGATCCTCGACGCGCAGGCCGAGCTGCTGCGCGGCACGATCGACCGGATCGAAGGCAATGCCGCCGCGGCGGACACCACGGTCAACGCCGCGCTCGCCAGCCTGATGGCGATCCGCGAAGGCCGCGTCACCTCGATCGCGCGGCTGCGCTCGCAGGGGCTGAACGAACTTTCGCTGCTCGCCGAGGCACGCAACGATTATGCCGAGGCCGAGACGCTGCTGCGCGAGGCGGTGGCGGTGCTGGCGATCGAATATCCCAATTCGATCGCGGTCGCCGCCGCCAATGCCCGGCTTGCTGCCTATCTCGCGCGGCGCGGGCAGACCGAGGCGGCGATCGCGCTCTATCGCGAGATCGTGTCGCGGGCGGGCGACGGCGCGCTTTCGACCAACGTTTCGGGCGACATGCTGGCGCCTTATTTCGCGCTGCTTGCGCGCGAGGTGCCGCGGCGTCCCGAGCTGGCGGACGACTTCTTCCTCGCCGGCGAGACGCTGGTGCGCCCCGGCGTCGCCAGCACGCAGGCGGTGCTCGCGCGCGAGCTGAGCGCGGGCGACGACGAGGCGGCGCGCCTCTTCCGCCAATCGGTCAACCTCACCCGCGAGGTCGAGCAGGCACGCGTCGAGCTGGCGCGGCTCAACGCCGACGATGCGACCGCGGGCGCGGTCGATCCGCAGCAGGTGCTGAGCCTCGCCGACCAGCTCAAGACGCTGGAGGAAGCACAGGCCGTCACCCAGGCCAAGCTCTCCGAATTCCCGCGCTTCCGGGCGCTCTCAACACAGGCGCTGACGCTGGCGGACCTGCGCGCGGTGATGCGGCCCGACGAAGCCTATGTGAAGATGTCGACGGTGGGCCAGACGGTCTACACGATGGTGGTGACGCCTTCCGACGCCGCGGTCTATCGCGCGCCGATCTCCGCCGCGCAGCTCGAGACGGCGGTGGACACAATCCGCGGCACGATCGCGCTCGACCGCGACGGGCAGACCTACACCTACCCGTTCGACCTCGCCGCATCGCGTAAGCTCTATGTCGATCTGTTCGGCCCGCTGGCGCCCAAACTGACCAGTGCCAAGCACATCATCTTCGAGCCCGCGGGCGCGATGCTGAAGCTGCCGCCGAACCTGCTCGTCACCGACGATGCGAGCCTTGCGACCTATGCCAAGGCCGCGCCGCGCGACGATTTCGATTTCCGCGGCGTCGCCTGGCTGGGCCGCGATCACGACATCTCGACCGCGGTGTCGGCGCGCGCCTTCCGTGACGTGCGCGGCGTCCCCGCCTCGTCGGCCAAGCTCGAATATCTGGGGCTCGGCCAGAACACGCCGGTGCCGCCGGTCGTGCGGCTGACCTCCGCGCCGGCGCGCGGCAGCAATGCGCTGGTCGATTGCTCGTGGCCGCTCGCGGGCTGGAACAACCCGATCTCGGCGCGCGAGCTGCGCACCGCGCAGGGCATCATCGGCGCGAACGAGGCGCAGCTCATCACCGGCGATCAGTTTACCGACGAGGCGATCCGCAAGCAGCGCGATTTCTCGCAATATCGCATCCTCCACTTCGCGACCCACGGGCTGGTCACCGCGCCGCGGCCCGAATGCCCGGCGCAGCCGGCGCTGCTGACCTCGTTCGAACGCGACGCGGCGGGCGACCTCACTTCGGACGGCCTCCTCACCTTCAAGGAGATCTTCGACCTGAGGCTCGACGCCGATCTCGTCATCCTCTCCGCCTGCGACACCGCGGGCGCGGCGGATGCGGCGGCGACGCGCGAGGCGGGCCTCGGCAGCGGCGGCAATTTCGCGCTCGATGGCCTCGTCCGCGCCTTCGTCGGCGCAGGCGGCCGCTCGGTCGTCGCCAGCCACTGGCCGGCGCCGGACGATTATGGCGCGACCGAGGAACTGATCAGCGGCCTGTTCAAGGCACCCGCGGGCACGCCCACGGTGGAGGCGCTGCGCATCGCCCAGCGCGAGCTGATGGACAAGGCGGCAACCTCGCACCCTTATTACTGGTCGGGCTTCGCGATCGTGGGTGACGGCGCCCGGCCCGTGCTCCGCACGCAATAA
- a CDS encoding phosphotransferase, which translates to MDRSAQNSGTTEVRDAHRFDDAILDQWLKNHVADYAGPLTVRQFKGGQSNPTYRLDTPGRSYVMRRKPPGKLLPGAHAIDREYRVIDALGRQDFPVARALGLCEDPSIIGTAFYVMEMVEGRIFWEAHFPEVPAAERAAYFDAMNATIAALHRIDPEAAGLGDYGKPGNYFERQIGRWSKQYLGDAEAGRVAPMDRLVEWLPANIPHEDDEEVRVIHGDFRCDNMIFHATEPKVLAVLDWELSTLGHPLSDFAYHLMMYRMPVGFLAGLEGRDLAALGIPSEADYVAAYCARTGRTGIPDLDFYIAFNMFRLAAIVHGIKGRLVRGTAASAHAAAMAEGLEPLAELAWRQAERAAAR; encoded by the coding sequence ATGGACAGAAGCGCCCAGAACAGCGGCACGACCGAAGTCCGCGATGCCCACCGGTTCGACGACGCCATTCTGGACCAATGGTTGAAGAACCATGTCGCGGACTATGCGGGCCCGCTGACGGTACGGCAGTTCAAGGGCGGCCAGTCCAACCCGACCTACCGGCTCGACACGCCGGGCCGATCCTATGTGATGCGGCGCAAGCCGCCAGGCAAGCTGCTGCCCGGCGCGCACGCCATCGACCGCGAATATCGGGTGATCGACGCGCTGGGTCGGCAGGACTTTCCGGTCGCGCGCGCGCTGGGGCTTTGCGAAGACCCGTCGATCATCGGCACCGCCTTCTACGTGATGGAGATGGTCGAGGGGCGGATCTTCTGGGAAGCGCATTTCCCCGAAGTGCCGGCCGCCGAGCGCGCCGCCTATTTCGATGCGATGAACGCGACGATCGCCGCGTTGCACCGGATCGACCCCGAAGCCGCGGGCCTCGGCGACTATGGCAAGCCCGGCAATTATTTCGAGCGGCAGATCGGCCGCTGGTCGAAACAATATCTGGGTGACGCCGAGGCCGGGCGGGTGGCGCCGATGGACCGGCTGGTCGAATGGCTGCCCGCCAACATCCCGCACGAGGACGACGAGGAGGTGCGCGTCATCCACGGCGATTTCCGCTGCGACAACATGATCTTCCACGCCACCGAACCGAAGGTGCTGGCGGTGCTCGACTGGGAGCTGTCGACGCTCGGCCATCCGCTGTCCGACTTCGCCTATCATCTGATGATGTACCGGATGCCGGTCGGCTTCCTCGCCGGGCTCGAAGGGCGCGATCTCGCCGCGCTCGGCATTCCGAGCGAGGCGGACTATGTCGCGGCCTATTGCGCGCGGACCGGGCGGACGGGCATCCCCGATCTCGACTTCTACATCGCCTTCAACATGTTCCGGCTGGCGGCGATCGTCCACGGCATCAAGGGGCGGCTGGTGCGCGGCACCGCCGCTTCGGCGCATGCCGCGGCGATGGCCGAAGGGCTCGAGCCGCTCGCCGAACTGGCCTGGCGGCAGGCCGAGCGCGCCGCGGCGCGATGA
- a CDS encoding RNA polymerase sigma factor: protein MAGDAGQKRLFAEVTSTCTGLISRVALSFENDPSLRRELIQDILLAIWLALPAFRGEASLKTFVASIAQKRSISHVTRRAREPRQVALPPDLPSAALAPDEIALRNDQRKQLVDAIQLLPIPQREAIVLCLEGFSYAEVAEVLGISINAATLRCQRAKMALKSMMERRG from the coding sequence ATGGCCGGTGACGCCGGCCAGAAGCGGCTGTTCGCCGAAGTCACGAGCACGTGCACGGGTCTCATTTCGCGCGTCGCTCTGTCGTTCGAGAATGATCCGTCGCTGCGGCGCGAGCTGATCCAGGACATATTACTCGCCATCTGGCTCGCGCTTCCCGCCTTCCGGGGCGAGGCGTCGCTCAAGACCTTCGTCGCCAGCATCGCTCAGAAACGGAGCATTTCCCACGTGACACGCCGGGCGCGCGAGCCAAGGCAGGTCGCGTTGCCGCCCGATCTTCCGTCCGCCGCGCTGGCGCCGGACGAGATCGCGCTGCGCAACGATCAGCGTAAGCAATTGGTGGACGCCATTCAGCTCCTGCCGATTCCGCAGCGGGAGGCGATCGTGCTTTGCCTGGAAGGCTTCAGCTATGCCGAGGTGGCGGAGGTGCTCGGCATCTCGATCAACGCCGCCACCTTGCGCTGCCAACGCGCCAAGATGGCGCTCAAATCCATGATGGAGCGTCGCGGATGA
- a CDS encoding HEAT repeat domain-containing protein, producing MRPGPELERWLADPGKHQAVADRWDAYTLAMGRHPLIAGLKADLAALDDPAPAAVLAVAESFLDRTATIEALIEDLIASAAADPFLRLPFMEVRTDVNFGLLLFENPLLQISIGVISVDALAAKRSGRRGGASISFTGHTTAYQFVKGGGATLSLWEAPAVAAGFRRDPGVRCRPAGTRHVRDGDRLILDGRRQSFAIEHASSDIVHIQAAVRTGTAPFAVEYDAATLELIGASSTDEAASRLQMMVSMLRILDRTDAAPLIAEALDSPHFHIRWHVMRELLALDADLAHPHLLRMAVADPHPEVRNAARQTLEAFFAPEDEPCPA from the coding sequence ATGAGGCCCGGGCCGGAACTCGAACGCTGGCTGGCCGATCCCGGCAAGCACCAGGCCGTGGCGGATCGCTGGGATGCTTATACGCTCGCGATGGGCCGCCACCCTTTGATCGCGGGCCTCAAGGCCGATCTCGCCGCGCTTGACGATCCCGCGCCCGCGGCGGTGCTCGCGGTCGCTGAATCCTTTCTCGACCGCACCGCGACGATCGAAGCGCTGATTGAGGATCTTATCGCCTCTGCGGCGGCTGATCCCTTCCTCCGCCTCCCGTTCATGGAGGTCCGCACCGACGTCAATTTCGGCCTCCTGCTGTTCGAGAATCCGCTTCTCCAGATTTCGATCGGCGTCATCTCGGTGGACGCGCTCGCCGCCAAGCGCAGCGGCCGGCGCGGCGGCGCATCGATCAGCTTCACTGGCCACACCACCGCCTATCAGTTCGTCAAGGGCGGCGGCGCGACGCTATCGCTGTGGGAGGCACCCGCCGTCGCCGCGGGCTTTCGCCGCGATCCCGGCGTGCGCTGCCGTCCCGCCGGCACCCGCCATGTGCGCGATGGCGACCGGCTTATCCTCGACGGCCGCCGCCAGAGCTTCGCGATCGAGCATGCGTCGTCGGACATCGTCCACATCCAGGCGGCGGTGCGCACCGGCACGGCGCCCTTCGCGGTCGAATATGATGCTGCCACCCTGGAGCTCATTGGCGCGAGCAGCACCGATGAAGCGGCGTCGCGCCTCCAGATGATGGTCTCCATGCTGCGCATCCTTGATCGTACCGATGCCGCGCCGCTGATCGCCGAGGCGCTCGACAGCCCACATTTCCACATCCGCTGGCATGTGATGCGCGAGCTGCTCGCGCTCGATGCCGATCTCGCCCATCCGCACCTGCTCCGCATGGCGGTCGCCGATCCGCATCCAGAGGTGCGCAACGCTGCGCGCCAGACGCTCGAAGCCTTTTTCGCCCCGGAGGACGAACCTTGCCCCGCGTGA